TTTCCCATAATTTGTTAATTCAGCATTAAAGCTTAAGACCATCAAGCAGGCATCAGTTTAAGCATCGACAAAATTAACAAACTAGCAAAATTTGTTAATTAAACATATAGAAAATCTTACTGAAAATCAACAAGCGTATTCAACATATAGAAAATCTTACTATAAATTGTCTCCTATAATTTCCTGTACTGTTTACAGTGTCGTCAAAGTCGAGCAAGATGATCAGCGACTTAACAGTGAATTTGCCTACCAGGATACTCATTAATATCAAATGTTGAGGCCAGGCAGACTAGAACTGTTTTGCACTTCATTCCCTAATCAGGATCTGCCCaattaatatcatcatcatcaacgtCAATTTGGCTTTTCAAGATTGCCCCAATGCCGCTAAACTGTTTGCAAAACTGGTTCCCATTCTTTGACCTGTCAGTCACCACCTCAAGTGAAAACACTGAATTCTCTCTGATAATATTCTTCAAAATATTTGTATCATCTTTAAAGTTATCCCATACAATTAGTGTATCCACCACGCCCATATCAAGAGCTTTAGAAGTTGACTGGATGCCAACAGCGTACTTCCCAGTTGAACAGCAGATCTGCTCAAACAAGTCGCCAATCAAACTGTGTTCTTCGAGTAACCTCACATCACAAAGCAGGTCAGAAGAAGAATAAATGGCTTCTTCAAAACCAATGTTGCCTCCATAGTCAACATAACCATCTTTCAAAATATTTGTGTTACTTTTGCTTACAAACTGTAGGTGGAAATCATCACGACCAACTACTATTAGGCATGCACTACCGAAAAGCTCTCCGGCCTTCTCACGAACTTTCATTGTATAACTGTGAAGTTCAGTATAATAAGCATGGGCTTTTATACTTGGGAGATTGGCTCTGAACTTGTCAATCACTTCATATTCCACTCCACGTAATGACCCAAAAACTGTCTCTTTGAGATCAGTCACAAGGAAACCTATCCTATCATTGGGCTTGAACAGACTTTTTCTTTTATCTACAAAACATTGATTGAATATGTATCCACATCAGTTATTTCAGGTAATAAGAATGTAAAAAATTTGCTAACTCTTATATTTATAAGCAGTTAGGGAAAGTACGACTTACCAGGCCGATTGCTTAATATAGAAGCATGTTTAAAGTCTTTTTCCTCCATCCCTGCAAGTTCCACCTTAACATATTCACGAGGTCTAGCACAGTTTACTCGATTGCCTAAAGAAGAGACACCAAGCACTTTAACATCGACCTGCCAACCCAAATAAGACATGATTAAAGTTTTTAACTAAGTATAGAACAATAAACCAGATGTAGAGATTGAGAAACTACCTCCTGAAGCAAAATTTGTAAAGTATCGCCTGCCCTAATCTTTCCAGATTCAATAGTTCCCTCTACATAAGTTCCTCCTATGTGGTTAATTGACAtcctaagaaaaagaaaaaatgaaaataattcaTTTTTCGAAAAACATGAACACAAAATTTGAAAGAGCAAAAATGACCAGCATCCAAATGGAAAGCCAAAATACTTAAATCGAGAAGGGAATGACTAGTATTGACAACCTGGTTCAAACAACATATGAGTGACTAATTCTGGAACCAGTCTAAAGATGATTCAGACAGTAAGCATTCTATGACAGCTTAAACGCAAATGAAACAAGACCTGACCGCATGTCAGGGCACGAGCCACCAAACAAAAAGTTAACATTCCCTTTAACCACTATGGGAGAAGAAAAAATACAATTAagcttcttccaaaaaaaaaacaagtagcCTCTTGGACACCATAAGAAGATaaaaaaatgcttttcaatagtaCAACCAACAAAGTTTGTATACACATTCCACAAACAAATGTTGAATTTATCTAAACCACTACCATTTTAGTGTTCATAGAATACTCGAGATTAGATTGTATCTACACTTGCTGACCTGATTTCAGTTTTATATACAATAGATATGTATGTATTCAATGACCTAGCTCTAAATATTAAACTCTGAATTGATACAGATGTGGGAGTCAAATTATTAGTTATCCATAACACCAATAACAGAACCTTCTTAGGATACGGAGGcttgctacaaaaacaaaacaatggaAAAATGGAGGAAGaagatatatatgtatatatcttACCAAAAAGGACCTCTGCCCTTGTCTTCAGGAACTTCCATAGAATCCAGAGCCTCAAAGAGGCATGGCCCGTCCCACCAAGAGCAAGTACTCTTACTTACTCTGGTTTGTATGTTAGAATCAACTGATACAGAGTCTACAGGAATAAACTGAAGACCTATATTGCAAGAAAGCAAACATTTGATGCAGAagtttagaagcacataatataGCATAGAACTGAAATCTTCAAAATACTTTTAAGGGAGTTGAGAAAACGGCCATTTACCTTTCTTCACATCAAAACCCGAGCATCTGAGATGAAGTTTCATCTTTGATACTACTTTCATGTACCTAAATATAACATTCTCCATAAAAAATTAGAATTCTTACAATTGAATTCACAGAGATGAAATTTAAATGTGTAAATTTATATTTGAAACACAACAGACATGAGAAAATACATAGTAACAAACATGAGAAGCACCTGTCCTTCGACCATTTCAAAAGAGGATCGCCCATTTTATTTACAATCACGAGCAATTTGGAAACGCAGGTTGTTGCAAGAAACACGTGACTCTGGCAAAATTTATCGTCTGCAACTGCAGCACGAAAATCTTGTCCTAGCGCAGATATTACCTAGATAATTAACAAATCATTATCTTCATTTACATAAATTGAAGAGAACCAAAAAGAAAGCAATATGAAATATAAAAAACTTACCCACACCGCCATATCAGGTTGAGCACTGGCAAAACGAGAGGGAACATATTTCTTAACACTCTGAAAGACCAAAACATAATTAAAAGAGGAGTAAAGGTTCTGCGTGGGACTAACAATTTGAGAGTTAGATCTGTAACTGAATCACAACCATCATTGCTTGCAGTAAATAGATACTCTTATAAACTTCAACTGAAGAATTTAGAACTGCACAAGAAGGTTCAGACTTCATAGCAATACACATCTAATCCAAAATTTAAAACTGCACAAGATGATGGTTTTTCCAGTGTATGCTCTGCATAAATTTTAAAAGTTGCGACCTAACAGTGAGAAACCTGGGGAAACTTTTGAATCCTGTATAGGATAGACCTATTAATAATCCCAGTGAGAAATAATATAaatgaaaaacaagaaaacatcAGGACATGGGAAAAGGTTACCGGATCTTCTAAAATTGTGAACACTGTGTTTTCCGTCTCAAAACTAGCTTTTCGAACCTCCACCATATCACTCTATAGAAAAACGTCTCGCAAAAATAGCAAACAATCAAATATGATAAATAGAAGGTAGATGTGATGAAGAAAAGAGTGAACTGTGGGTCACAGGCTGTAATATCACTGTGTTGAGAATATTATTCTAACCCAAGGTTTATATCAGAAGGAACCAACCTTAAACTGCTCATTGTTGCAGTCTATCTGTTCCAGTTTCCTAGTACAAAGAGGAATAAACGGATTTTCagcagaaaaataacaaagaaagaagACTTTGGgctgaaactcatattttatccaaAAAGATCagaaacaaaacagaaaaaaGTTTCTATATGAACAAGTGACTAGTATGAAAAAAGTCAAAAACAAAAGTGACTAGCATGACTGTGTTACACTTTAAGATAAGGCTTCACGGAATTGCACAATGGAAGACGCCCTTACCATAGATTTGCACTACCCTCCTGGGCTCGATTCTCTTCCACCTGATAAGTCGGACAAAGTATATGCCCACAAGCATCTGTGCCCAAATCGAATACAATAATTGTAAAAATGAAACAGATAATACCAAATTGACTAGTGTAATCCTACAAATATATCAAACTTACTATCTGCATGCACCAAAACAGCATTCAAATGCCTCTTTCTCTGCTGTGGTTTTTCATTCACTATTCCCATGTTCACTGAAAATACAATGAAAACACAATTATCTTAGAAAGACTTTCGTTCAGCATACTAGGGATAAGCAATTGATAATCTAATATAAATTTCTTTTTATATTAAGTTGTAGCCAACAAATACCTAAAAACAAAGACTGAACCATTTCGATAACTGTTTGCTTTTCTTTTCCTAGTAACCAGTCCAAGATTACAGGAGTAATGACGAGCATAAGACTTGGATCAAAATCCAAGACTCACATTTTGTTGTATCACTAATGTCAACTTCAAAAGATATTTTCCCATTGTGAATCTCTGATAAAGTGAGCTATCCATTTCGACAACAAGCACCTTTTAAGACTATTACTGTTACACTATGACATTGTAATATGCAAAAATACATTGCAGAGAGAAAACTGCTCATGTTGTTATTTCTACTAACCATAACCAAGAAACAAAACAATCCAAGAAATTAATGACATAACAATCAACGATAGATACGATTACTGCAGATACCTGCATCCAATCCATGTAAATGGCTTACTGGACAACAAATAAAGAGTTTTGAACAGAATACACAAGCTGAACACCGAATCATTAATTAAAATCTGGACTATCATCTCAAAATATAAAATTATACAAGTGAAACGAACAATCAACTGAGTATAGAAAATCTATTATCTCATTTCATTGTCACTGATGCTCAACAAGCCAATAATTTGATTCAATTTAAAAATTTCTAACAAAAACCTGACCACTAAATCACCTATGTAGATCTGACTTAGATCAGAAGTAATACAAGGGACAATTCCTGATGCTAAATTTTTCCAGATCATCTTTCTAGATCTAGTGTCTTGCTAGATGATTCAAACTACCTAGAACAGGCAGCAAACATCCTATACTAACATGATATGCCATTGGTAACAATCAAATAATAAGTTAGGGTTTTATCCCCAAATTCCTAGCAGATAAGCAACATACATACCTTAACAGATCCAACCAACCAATTATATCTAAAGATTGATAGTTAATTAGCagatgaaatggaaggaaggaaCCTTCGGTATGTAAGAACTCGGAAAGGAAAGAATCAAAAGATAATTTGGAAAGAAACAAGAAACCTAAAACGTACCTTCTGTAGATTTTGGTTTTTTGGCTGATTTTAATTCTTCGATCACAGCCATTTATCTTGTGGGTATATTCTGAAAAAAcatcaagaaaacatgaaaatgtgTAAAAATTCCATTTATAATATCAGGCAAAAGAATAAACAGGTACAGGTTGGATGCTTTTTGGTTTCGTCTTAGATATGTAATgaatagaaaccctaaaatctaaagaaacaacgaaaagaacgaagaaaatcaaacacaaaataagAATCGATTGAAATAACAAGGAAATACCTCTGATTTTGCGATCTAGGTTTAAAAATCAGAGAGCGAAGAAGATACCAGACGCGATTGCTTTAATTGAAAGACTTCGGTGAGTTTAGAGAGAGAAAACGAAGCCGAGATTTCTGTTCACTCGCTAGTACTGGTATAAGTATAACAGGTAGAAGTTTCGATTGTAGAAAAGGCGGAAGGAAAATCGATGTCAATTTTAGTTTTTACACCCCTAACTTAATACATATCTTACTTGCACCCCTGTTCCCCCATCCAATTCCAAATAAGGTACAGAAACCAGGGTTGAACATACCCATATCCGTATCCGCACACGATCCAATCTACTTCGGGTAGGTAGGTTACTGCCGATATCCGCCATAGACGGGTAGGATTAGGGTTGTCCATGGTACGGTTTGGCTCGGTTTTAAGCTGACTGAAACTGAATATGTCAGTTTTCTTCATTCGGAATCCGACTTTACCACTTGGCAAATATGGTTTAGTTTGGAATCGAACCGAGACGATACAATACAAGACCCACCACTTTTGGTAAACCACAATGTTATTACTTGCTTTTTGTCAGTTCTACATATCAGATAAGAGGGTTTTCAAAACAGACAATAGTGAACCTATGATTAACGCGCGGTTTGTTCTCTGAGATTTTTATTACATAAAAAAATTTAACAAGTTATAAGCACTAATAGTTTGTTCTTAGTTCTTTAATACGTAAAATAGTTCAACTAGAAATTAGCAGAAACAAAATACAAAGAGACAAGTAATGGTATTTTGTTCAGTACTATCACAGACTatcttttgttttatgtctttttTATTGGTCCACGTCTGTGTTTGTCATTGTGTCAGTTTTTCTAATGGTCACTCCTCTCAATCTGTTGTGTAACAAATAAAGATAGTCATCTCTATTGTCTGAGACTTTAAGTTCATCCAATACAGTACTCATAACATTCCCACTATGGTATTAGACGAAGATATTGCTTCCGCCTTCAACCGCCATTTATGGTGGAATTTCATATCTAGAATAAATTTCACTGaagcttctttatttttctcatttcttctttcttgttttcaatcatcATCATGGCATATTATGAGTCAAGAATTTCACATATTCCTTTAAATCagatctcatatattatttcgCAACTTGTTAACCTGGAAATCATTGCTTGTCCCACTCCTCGAGAGATACAAGATTATTGGATTTCTTGATGGTTCTCGTCTATGTCCGCAATATCGAATCGATAATGAAATTAATCCAAGATATGCAACTTGGAATGATGATGACAACACTCTCATTCTTTGCATTCAATCAGTTATTTATAATACTGTGATTGCTTGTGTTTGTTGGTGTTGATTCATCTAGAGAACTTTGGAAAATAATTGAATCGAGATTTGCTCGTAGCTCCTCAATTCACTCGATTCAACTTCGTTTCAAACTAGAATCTTTAAAATTAGGTTCGATTACCGTCTCTTCATTTCTTGGTGAAATAAAGAGATTCACTGATGATTTGTATGTTGTTGGATCTAGAATTACTGGTGATAAATCGGTTGCCACTATAATTAATGGATCAGGACCTGGTTAGTGCTTTAAATACTTCTATTTGTATTCGTAATCCACCGGTTTCCTCAAAGGAGTTGCACAATCTTCTCCTCGTTAAAGAAACGGTTGCTACCTCAAAAAAAAAGATATGATGACAGAAACTAATGCTAAGGCTTTTGCCACCAATTCTAGACCTAATTTCTCCTTAGCTAGATGCAGTGGTCGTGGTTGATTTCGTCATTCATCTTTCCCTCCTCATTTCAGACCACTAACTAGAGGTTATTCTCGATTCCACATGCATCATTTACCCAATTTTTCACTCTCATTTGGTCCAAAACTGCCAATATCTACTTCTGTTGGTCCTAACACCTCAGATGGTTCTAATAGTTCTACTCATATATCTTTATCTTTAGATAAAATATGTCGGATATGTAATGAAGGAGGTCATCTTGCTTTAGAGTATAGACACAGATTGAATATGGTCTATCAGAATTCTTACACTCCTCACAACTTGAGACTCATGCTTGTTGTTGGAAAAAACGGGTTTTAAAAAGCATGGACGTTgacttgatccctagacctattgcccactaattgtttttcatttgaatagataaaacaatagtcccacatagactaaaatcttaagagttttagacttaaataccatgggTTTTGcctaaagggcatggccctttgggtctacacacttttgtgtgaggggaaAGACTTAGATTatggcaaggttgcctttcccgtgcgcgcggtgcttcgcaccgaagcacgcacgtcGTCGTCCATTCGGGCGGTTCGGGTCGGTTCGGGTGTGGGTTCACAGACCTATCTTTTTACTGAAATTTTCATTCGTGCTttccacacatgtagaagaatctcttAGCCTTTGTTTGTACATGTTTTGTCATGTGCATGAAGAATCTCACTTTGTTTTTTGTCTGACACGCGTGTTTTGACTGCCAAAAGCAAAAGTCTTATTTCTGCTTTTCTTTTCAGCTTTTGTCAGAAGTCATAAAATGTTTTGACTGTTGCTTTTCAGCTTTTGTCAGAAGTCAGAAAAATGTTTTTGAGTGTTGCTTTGCTTTTCAGCTTTAGTCAGAAGTCAGAAAATGTTTCTTATATGCGTGGGAATCTTTCTTTGTTAATAACCGGTCATTTTTTGGTTGACTATAAACGGAATTGTTCAACTCAGTTTTAAACACATAACACACAACAGCAAAGAAGTAGCTTCTTCCTCTCTTGttcttctctgctactgtttTAGTTTCTCTGTAACTATTTTGTTTTCTTCATAAATCTCTGCCAAGCTCTTAGagtactctctttgtatgctacattgaggggtactatcagtagttgtatcatGGAGGTGACttgccaactgctatagcatctctcTTCCAGAGGAGTATTAGGCAACATTACCTTTAGGTCGGCGTATCTCATGCGTGCCTCTACTAGTTCCTGCTACCATTATCAGTACATCTCCAGGAACTTCAATCAAgcgtcggtttgagctaagtattttcTTCTCAATTATTACGATTGTTGTTACTATTTCTAACACTTGCATCTACCAATATCATGGGAGAGAATCCATAGTATGTTGATACAGGTGCTAACAGTCATCTGACCTATGATGATTCTGAATGTCAAACTGTTACTCCTTATGATGGTGGTAAGGAAATTCAGATAGCCATTGGTGAAGGTATGGAAATTACCCACATTGGTATAATACATAAATTTATACTTATGTCCACTGTTACACTAAAAAATGTTCTTTTGGTTTCAAAATCAGCACATAACCTACTTTTTGTACACAAGTTTACAAGTGAAAATCATTTCTCATCACTTTTAATTCTTTTGGTTTGTGTATCGAGGATCTCTTGTCTAGGAGGATCATTTTAAAATGGCAGCATAAGAATGATTTGTATCCCACACCGTTTTTCAAGTATTCAAGTTAGAATAAAACTTTGACTAGTATATTTACTTCAACATCTCCTTGTGATTCAAACATGGCTTACCAAGCATGTCTTCATCAGCATCTACTTGGCACATCCTTCTTTCCAGGTTCTTCAGAAAGTTTGTACTATCTCGAATCAATATTCTCAACTTGTTAGTCAAATGTTTTGTAATGAGTTTCAGTTGGGTAGAAGTCACAAAATAGCCTTTAGTTTGTCATCTCATAGAGCTACTTATCATTTGTTACTTCATATGGATTGGTGGGGACCAAATCTTGTAACTTACGTTAGTGGTTTCAAATATTATGTCAATATAGTTGATGACTTTTCAAGATTCTGTTGGATTTATCCTTTGTATGAAAAATCTGAATTTAAGAAAGTTTTTCTTCACTTCAAGGCTATCGTTGAAAATTTGCTCCAATATGATATTACTACAATTAAAATAAATGGTGGTGATGAGTTTTTGAACAATAAACTTAAGGTTTTGCTcggtgtttatggtattttgcaTGAAATTTAATGTCCTCATACCCCTGAACAAAATGGGTTAGCTATATCCAAGCATAGACACATTATGGATGTGGGTAGAACTATTCTCATTCAATCAGGCTTGTCAGATGCATACTGGGTAGATATCTTTCAAACTGAAAATTTTGTGATAAATAATTACCAACAAGAAGTCTTAGCTTCATCTCCTTGTTTCATATACTTTTCCATCATGCTCCAGATTATGGTTCTCCTTGTGTTCCATGGCTCAGACCTTACACAAATCACAAGTTACAACCTATGAGTATTAATTGTATGTTCTTAGGTTATAGATCTACTCATAAAGGATACACAATTCAAATGTTTGGATCATAAGTCTAGTAAAGTATATGTTTCCAGGCAGGTTGTGTTCAATGAAAATGATTTTCCCTTAAGAGCAACTGACAAAATATTTGCATCAACATTATCTATTTGCTCCAGTTCGAGGTTAGCTGGTTTAACTATTGCATCTAACATACTATTTGCATCTTTAGATACCGCTACACCTAAACCTACTTCTGACACAGTCACCACATCTCCAAATACTGCTACACCTAAAACTACTTCTGACACAATTGTTACCATTTTTCCTGAGCTATATGGTATTTCAGATACATCTTCTACAGCTATTACTGCTCCAGCACCATATGTACTTGTAATTTCTAATGATTATTCCATGCAAACCAGGGAAAAGTCAGGTATTTTTAAACCAAAAGTATACAACACTAAGCATGTTTTGTCTTTAAATTTGGTCAATCAAATTACATGAGCTACTTCTACTTGTTTCTCTAAGGCAAACAAAATTCCTAAATGGAGATACTCTATGGTTGATGAGTATAAAGTTTTTAAGAATGTCGACACATGGTTACCGGTTGATTCTGATCCATCTTACAATATAGTGGGTTGTAAATAGGTCTCTAGGGTTAAACATAATGTTGATGGTACTATTGCTAGGTATAACTCTAGACTTGTGGCTAAGGGTTTTCGTCAGCAAAAAGGTGTCGATTTTCAGAAACTTTATGTCCAGTAGCCAAGCCAATAACAATTAGACTAATTCTTTCTTTGGTAGTCAATTTTGGATGGAATATCAACCAACTGATGTCAGTAATGCATTTTTACATGGTGATCTCACTGAAGAAGTGTATATGCAGCAATCTCCTGGTTGTGTGGATGAATATAAGCCAAATCGTGTTTGCAAATTACATAAAATTTATATATGGGTTAATGTAGGCACCAAGGGCCTAGTATGACAAGTTACTCACAATTATGGCTTTTTATAGATTCACTCCTTATTTGGATGATTCTTTACTTTTTGTTCAGAAATGCTGTTCTAGAATTACAATCATGTTAGTGTACGTATATGATATTATCATCACATGTAGTTCTACAtcattttgaaaaaaattatcTTGTAACTTCAAGGTCGTTTTAGCTTAAAGGATTTGGGTTCATTGTGCTACTTTCTTGGTCTGGAGGTTAAAAAAATGAAGCTCACCTTTCCCGAGCCAAACAATATATGCTTTAAatgttttagagaaatttaatatGACAGGTGCAAAACCTTGTAACACTTCAGTTTCTCCTTCTTCTCAGATGTCCAAGTCATATGGTACTCTCGTTAGGGATCCAAGTGAGTATAGATCTATAGTTGAAGCACTGCAATATATCACTTGAATTGGACCTGAAATTGGGTATACAGTAAATCAAGTATGTTTGTGCATTCAAGTCCCTACATATGTACATTTTACTGTTACCAAGAGGATTCTAAGATATATCAAATTAACATAAAGTTAATTATGGTTTGTTTTACTCTTAAGGGTGTTTTTGTTATTAATGGTTTTTAGTGATGTTGATTGGTGTGGTTCCATTGATACAATGAGATCAACAAATGACTTTTGCATATTTTTTTGGTACCAATATTGTTTCTTGGTCTAGCAAGAGGCATAATGGTGTTGCTAGAAGTTCAACTGAAGCTGAATATAGGTCCTTGGCAAATACTGCAGCTTAAGTGGTTTGGGTATGTCAACTGCTTAGAGATCTACATATTTTCTACTAATTCTACCAATCATTTTATGTGATAACTCTACCTCTCATCGAATCTAGTCTTTCGAGCATCTTGCTATGAATTTTCATTTTGTAAGGGAATTGGTGCGGGACAAAACTTTGCAGGTGAAATACTTATACTTATTTACATCGGATCAGGTTGCAGACATTTTTACAAAGGGATTGTCAAGATCACAGTTTTCTTTTCTTCGTGAAAAGTTGAAGATTTATCATCCTTGTATCCTTCAGCTTTGGGGGGGATATCTTCTATTTTATGATATTTTCATTGGTACACGTGTGTGGATGTCATTGTGCCAGTCTGCGTAATGGTTACTCCTATCAGTCTGTTGtgtaaaaaataaagaacaatCATCTATGTTGTTTGTTGAGACTTTCAGTTCACTCAATGCAATACTCATTATATTACTACTAACAAGAGTTTGGTTTTCATAGCATGATGACCCGTTAGAATGTATTCCTAAAAAAGGAATTATACTAATTATGGAGCTCTTTATAGAAAACATCCATTAGAATTTTTACATAAATAAACAGAACTCGCAACTACAAAGTATTCTTAATAAAAGACCATGTAAACCATCACCACTGGCACCCATCTATGAACTATGGTGCTGAGAATGATAGAGTGTTATGTATCACAATATACATATTGCgtatattttgtatttttagtgtgaCACATGCCTGTTCTTTTTACTATTATATTAAAAAGACTAAAAGAGTCATCTCATGTAAATCAAGTGCTActtagaagaaaataaaaatcgatCCAAAAAAGATGGTTAAGCACTTGATGGAATAAGTGAAGAATTCAATTTCAATTGAAGTTTTTGGACAAGGAAAGGGTTTGAATAATCCCATAACATTCACGGTCATACATATAGGTCATATAAACATATACACACGTTCCTACAACTGGTAAGCATGCATGGGGAGACTGGTGAATGTCATCGGTAAGAAAGTTATGAGCTAAAACAATTGATTTAAGATTCTAAAGTTAGTAATTGGTCTT
This genomic stretch from Papaver somniferum cultivar HN1 chromosome 5, ASM357369v1, whole genome shotgun sequence harbors:
- the LOC113281091 gene encoding eukaryotic peptide chain release factor GTP-binding subunit-like isoform X2; translation: MAVIEELKSAKKPKSTEVNMGIVNEKPQQRKRHLNAVLVHADNACGHILCPTYQVEENRAQEGSANLWKLEQIDCNNEQFKSDMVEVRKASFETENTVFTILEDPSVKKYVPSRFASAQPDMAVWVISALGQDFRAAVADDKFCQSHVFLATTCVSKLLVIVNKMGDPLLKWSKDRYMKVVSKMKLHLRCSGFDVKKGLQFIPVDSVSVDSNIQTRVSKSTCSWWDGPCLFEALDSMEVPEDKGRGPFWMSINHIGGTYVEGTIESGKIRAGDTLQILLQEVDVKVLGVSSLGNRVNCARPREYVKVELAGMEEKDFKHASILSNRPDKRKSLFKPNDRIGFLVTDLKETVFGSLRGVEYEVIDKFRANLPSIKAHAYYTELHSYTMKVREKAGELFGSACLIVVGRDDFHLQFVSKSNTNILKDGYVDYGGNIGFEEAIYSSSDLLCDVRLLEEHSLIGDLFEQICCSTGKYAVGIQSTSKALDMGVVDTLIVWDNFKDDTNILKNIIRENSVFSLEVVTDRSKNGNQFCKQFSGIGAILKSQIDVDDDDINWADPD
- the LOC113281091 gene encoding eukaryotic peptide chain release factor GTP-binding subunit-like isoform X1: MLVITPVILDWLLGKEKQTVIEMVQSLFLVNMGIVNEKPQQRKRHLNAVLVHADNACGHILCPTYQVEENRAQEGSANLWKLEQIDCNNEQFKSDMVEVRKASFETENTVFTILEDPSVKKYVPSRFASAQPDMAVWVISALGQDFRAAVADDKFCQSHVFLATTCVSKLLVIVNKMGDPLLKWSKDRYMKVVSKMKLHLRCSGFDVKKGLQFIPVDSVSVDSNIQTRVSKSTCSWWDGPCLFEALDSMEVPEDKGRGPFWMSINHIGGTYVEGTIESGKIRAGDTLQILLQEVDVKVLGVSSLGNRVNCARPREYVKVELAGMEEKDFKHASILSNRPDKRKSLFKPNDRIGFLVTDLKETVFGSLRGVEYEVIDKFRANLPSIKAHAYYTELHSYTMKVREKAGELFGSACLIVVGRDDFHLQFVSKSNTNILKDGYVDYGGNIGFEEAIYSSSDLLCDVRLLEEHSLIGDLFEQICCSTGKYAVGIQSTSKALDMGVVDTLIVWDNFKDDTNILKNIIRENSVFSLEVVTDRSKNGNQFCKQFSGIGAILKSQIDVDDDDINWADPD